The Blautia pseudococcoides genome segment GCGCCTTGGAGCCTTCACCGTACCGGGTGACGGCTGCATAGACTTTGAGCCGATCTTCAAAGTGCTGGAAGATGCAGGATATGAAGGCTATATGCTGGTGGAGGCAGAGCAGGACCCTGCAAAGGCCAACCCGCTGGAATATGCCGTGAAGGCAAGAAGATTCATTGCCGAAAAGACCGGTTTATAAAAATAGTTACCTCTGAATGAAAATGGAATATATTGAAAACAACCGTAACTGTGAATCTGCGGAACAGTTACAAACAGCCAAAGGCATCGGTTCCTGATGGAGCCGGTGCCTTTGGCTGTTTTTCGCCTTTGGTGCTATGGCAGGAATGGAGACGTTACGCTTAAGATTCATGCCAGGTGGACAGAAATCCCGTATTCCCTGCAGTAATCCTGATATTCCACGGTAAGCGCCTGGTCTGTGATCACATGCTGTACTTCATTTAAACGGCAGTAAGTCATCAGAGCGAATTTCCCGAATTTTGTATGGTCAGAAAGCAGATAACGTGTCCGGCTGTTCTGGATGACCGCTTTTTTAACGGCATATTCCCCAGCGGAGGCATTGGTCAGGCCGTTTTCAATGGTGACACCTGTGGATGCCATAAACGCTTTGGTGATATTAAAGGTGCGCAGATATCCCGGAATCTCACTTCCCACAAAGGAGAGCGTGTCCCTGTTTAGTATGCCGGGCAGGGAGATGACTTGCAGATTGGGGTATGGAACCGCGCGGATAAAAATCTGCAGGCTGTTTGTGATGATGGTGCAGTTCAGGTGTGACAGGCAGTCTACCATATTCAGGCAGGTGGTACCTGTGTCAATATAAATCACATCTCCGTTCTCGACAAAGGATGCGGCTTTTTTTGATATGGCGTCCTTCTCCGCACTCAGAACCGTGTGGCGCTGTTCATAGGGCAGCAGCCTTGTATCAGAGGGCTGCTGTGTGCTGACCACACCGCCGTATACCTTTTCTGCAGTTCCCTTTTTTACAAGATCGTCAATATCCCTTCGTATGGTGTTCTTGGATACATTGAATTTTTCACACAGGGTATCCAGAGATACGGATTTTTCCTGTTCAATGAAAGCCTCTATTAAATCAATTCGTTTTGTGCGCATAATCTTATCCTTTCAGCATCCCCTTGGGAAAACCACATCCCGGGACAATTACTTTTTTCCATGGAATCTGATATAAGTATAGTATATTTTGGGTAAGTTGTGAAGAGATAAATGAAAAAGATGCAAAATATAATCAAAATCTATTGACTAAATACCCAAAAGGTGCTATTTTAAATACAAAGAGATAACCAAAACATAATAAAAAGTTTATCAAAAGAGGAAGGGAAGCTATTATGACAGGAAAAGCAAATTCTAAAACAAAATACCTGATTCTCATATTTGGTGCCTTTGCAGTATTTTTTACAGGGTATCCCCATATCTGGTCCATCTACCAGCCATATGCCATGGAGCTGACCGGCTGGAGCCAGAGTCAGGCATCTATGTGTTTCTATCTGTATTTTGTCACATTTGTACTGGGTAATATTTTCGGCGGCCGTATTCAGGATAAATACAGTCCCAGGATAGCAGTGATCTTCGGAGGCGGTATTTTCACAGTGAGTGTTCTGCTCTGTGCGCTGGCGCTCCGTCCGTCACCAATGATGATGTATTTTACATACGGAATTCTGCAGGGATTTGGACAGGGTATGATTTATACCACCATCATCTCCACCGCGCAGAAATGGTTTCCGGGAAGGACCGGATTCGCGTCAGGCGTCATTGTGACTGCCAACGGCTTGTTCGGATTTTTTATGGCACCATTTTCAAGAGCACTGCTCTCGGGTCAGGGAATTAAAGTGACATTTCTTGTGATCGGTGCTATGATAGGCATCTCCTGGA includes the following:
- a CDS encoding DeoR/GlpR family DNA-binding transcription regulator, which codes for MRTKRIDLIEAFIEQEKSVSLDTLCEKFNVSKNTIRRDIDDLVKKGTAEKVYGGVVSTQQPSDTRLLPYEQRHTVLSAEKDAISKKAASFVENGDVIYIDTGTTCLNMVDCLSHLNCTIITNSLQIFIRAVPYPNLQVISLPGILNRDTLSFVGSEIPGYLRTFNITKAFMASTGVTIENGLTNASAGEYAVKKAVIQNSRTRYLLSDHTKFGKFALMTYCRLNEVQHVITDQALTVEYQDYCREYGISVHLA